GAAACTCATAAAACATACCCACCGCATTGCTGCCGCCGCCAACACATGCCGTGATAACATCAGGAAGCCTTCCTGCCTGCGCCAGAATCTGCGAACGGGTCTCTTTGCCTATGACGGCCTGAAAATCCCGAACAATCATCGGATAGGGATGCATACCGACCACCGAGCCTATAATGTAAAAGGTCTCTTCAGGATTATTCATCCAGTCGCGGATAGCCTCGCTTGTTGCGTCTTTCAGCGTTTTTGAACCACTTCCGACTGGCCGAACCTCTGCGCCAAGCAGTTTCATTCTTGCCACGTTTGGCGCCTGCCGCCGAATGTCCTCTTCACCCATATAGACAATGCACTCAAGATCGAAAAGGGCACAGACGGTTGCGGTGGCTACTCCGTGCTGACCGGCGCCGGTTTCAGCAATAACCCTTCTCTTGCCCATACGGCGGGCGAGCAGCACCTGGCCGAGTGCATTATTGATTTTATGGGCTCCCGTATGGCAGAGATCCTCCCGCTTGAGATAGATCTGTGCTCCCTGCAGCGTTCTGCTGAGTCGTTCTGCATGATAGAGAGGGGTCGGTCGCCCTACATAATCACGGAGCAGTTTGTCAAGCGTCGCCTGAAAGGCCGGATCGCTTTTTGCCTTAAGGTATTCCGATTCAAGATCGGCGGCATTTTTAAAGAGCGTTTCAGGGATAAACTTGCCGCCGAAACAGCCGAAATGACCGGAAGTATCGGGTGCGGAATAATCAGAGGGCAGCATGGAGTGTGAAAAAGTTAAAGAATTGCTTACAGTGTGGTTACCACATACAGAGCCGGGAACCTTTACAGAAAATAGCAGCTACACGACCAATAAAATAATATATTTAAACTTTTATAAGTGAATAGCATAATACTGTAACGGAGCATTACTGCCTTGAAGTTTATCAAGCAAAAAACCTCGTTTCTGGCTCTCCTTTGCCTTGTTGTCTCTGAGTCTTCACTTTTTTACCGGGAGGATTTGCATGCTGCCGGGATTTCGGGTCAGCGGCATCAGGATTCTCCCGTCCAGAAGCCGGTCGTGGCCGATTCGCTTTCCGGAAAGGGAGGGCTCAAAAGCACTATTCTCTTTACAGCGAAGGACTCCCTCATTTATAACCTTGATACTCGAAGCATGGAGTTGTGGGGTAAAGCGAGTGTTGGAAAAGATGAGGCCAGTGTCAAGGCGCCAAAAATAGTTATCGACCTTGATACAACACTGCTTCATGCTTTTGGTGATGCCGATTCTTCGAAAACGCCCTTTGAACCCGCTCGCTTTACTGATCGGGAGGGGAGTTTCGATGCGGCAACGATGACCTACGATTTTACAACCGGCAGGGGGGAGACTTCTCATGTTTCATCCTCTTCAAGTGGTATTTATTTTACCGGTGAGCAGGTTTCGAAACTTGAAAATGGGGATATGATCATCAGGGATGGTACTTTTACCACCTGCAACGAAGATGATCCCCATTTCTGGTTCTCCTCTTCTCATATGATCGTTCATACCGATAAAGGGGTTACAGCAAGACCGCTGATCATGTACATCAGGCCGGAAATTTTTTCATGGCGCCCTCCCGCCCTGCCGATTCTTGTACTGCCTTATATGCTTTTTCCGATAAGTTCGGGAAGGACATCGGGTTTTATTATTCCTCGTCTCAGCAGTCATGACCAGAGCATTTTTTTGTCGAATCTTGGTTATTTCTGGGCTATCAATGATTATATGGATTTCAGGTCTGAGGGTGACATCGCTGTGAACGGAAGTTGGCGGCTCGGTGAGCGGTTTCGTTTTGCAAAGCGGAACCTATTTACAAGCGAAATTTCAGGGGAATACAGACACTATCCTCTCTATACCGACTGGAATGCCAAAATTCTTCATAATCAGTTTTTCGACCCTTCGACGCGCCTTGATGTCAACTTCCAGTTTCAGGGCGCTCCTCATGGCTACAATCTGAATTCCATTGATTCGGAGAGTATGGTCAGCCAGCAGTCCAATGCCCGAGCCTCTCTGGTGAAAACGTTTCATGATGAGAACAGCATTCTCTCTGTTTTTTACGATCGTTCTGAAGAGCTAAGTACTCTTGCCCTTTCACAGAATATCGGGGTATCGTTCTATCAGAACAGGATCTATCCCTTTCGTTCCGGCGTTCAGGGTGATGACTGGAGGTCGGATCTCTCCTTGACCACCGGTGCTGCTGTTGTCAAGCATTTTTCTTCACGGAATTCCGAGGACTTTTCTGGCTATTCGGCAAACCTCAGTGGAGAGGTGGGGTACTATCGTGAGTTTGGGACTGGCACCAGGGCACTTTTTACGCAGGGAATCAGATTTCAGGGAAGAGAGGGTGGTAATGGACTTTTCG
The DNA window shown above is from Pelodictyon phaeoclathratiforme BU-1 and carries:
- the trpB gene encoding tryptophan synthase subunit beta, with translation MLPSDYSAPDTSGHFGCFGGKFIPETLFKNAADLESEYLKAKSDPAFQATLDKLLRDYVGRPTPLYHAERLSRTLQGAQIYLKREDLCHTGAHKINNALGQVLLARRMGKRRVIAETGAGQHGVATATVCALFDLECIVYMGEEDIRRQAPNVARMKLLGAEVRPVGSGSKTLKDATSEAIRDWMNNPEETFYIIGSVVGMHPYPMIVRDFQAVIGKETRSQILAQAGRLPDVITACVGGGSNAVGMFYEFLKDAREIELVGVEAAGEGLDKRHAASMTLGKPGVLHGALTKLLQNEDGQVQEAHSISAGLDYPGVGPEHCYLQELGLVTYTSTTDTEALAALETLAKTEGIICALESAHAIHYAITRAPSMQKEAILVVNLSGRGDKDMETIMRELSL
- a CDS encoding putative LPS assembly protein LptD gives rise to the protein MKFIKQKTSFLALLCLVVSESSLFYREDLHAAGISGQRHQDSPVQKPVVADSLSGKGGLKSTILFTAKDSLIYNLDTRSMELWGKASVGKDEASVKAPKIVIDLDTTLLHAFGDADSSKTPFEPARFTDREGSFDAATMTYDFTTGRGETSHVSSSSSGIYFTGEQVSKLENGDMIIRDGTFTTCNEDDPHFWFSSSHMIVHTDKGVTARPLIMYIRPEIFSWRPPALPILVLPYMLFPISSGRTSGFIIPRLSSHDQSIFLSNLGYFWAINDYMDFRSEGDIAVNGSWRLGERFRFAKRNLFTSEISGEYRHYPLYTDWNAKILHNQFFDPSTRLDVNFQFQGAPHGYNLNSIDSESMVSQQSNARASLVKTFHDENSILSVFYDRSEELSTLALSQNIGVSFYQNRIYPFRSGVQGDDWRSDLSLTTGAAVVKHFSSRNSEDFSGYSANLSGEVGYYREFGTGTRALFTQGIRFQGREGGNGLFDDTYTGTSVVFPLRMQSTLFSHFNVNPAITFVQSLHPNAGNSDFSTTIFSVDSSTRVYGILDTGFLDPILSLKALRHTFIPTISYVWNPAFSGSGYNSSSHTYDWPYQRTFDPGLPEGQSTVGLTLKNLFHGKFGDSRSLLEADSPVGDHTTQLLSLSVSTGYNFAADALQFAPLTILASSNALSDNLLFSAGSMYDFYSYDPVTGARVNRFNSEEGNGLLRFVRGFLDMSLSIQGSNQAASTILPSRSPVFMNTLQTYFNTGNLSSIDYNLPWQLRFSLFLQADRSNPVEPESISLFNAAAQAALSKNWQIAMNTGYDFQNGELVLPMFQISRNLHCWQMSVQWVPFGQFQSYAVEIGLKVPESKDIHVRQRTAE